CCAGATGCCACCGAAAATGTATCTTTTTTATGAAAAGTATAATGGTGATATCCGAGTTATGCCTTCTTATATTCCTCGACTTGATATCTCTGGCGTTAAAATTGTGAATGTTCATCCCAATAATCCCCATAAATATAATTTACCCAGTGTGATGGCGACCGTAATTTTGATTAATCCAAAAAATGGTTGTCCAATAGCAATTTTTGATGGTACTTGGATCACAACGATGCGAACCGGAGCCTCATCAGGTGTGGCATCTAAATATTTAGCACGAAAAGATTCAAAAGTATTGGCATTAATTGGTGCCGGCGTTCAAGCCGAAACCCAACTTGCCGCGATTACGAAGGTACGAAAAATTACCAAAGTTAAGATTTATGACATCGTAGAAAAATTGTGCCGGGAATTTATCAGCCGAAACCTGAAAAAATATCCAGTAAAATTTGAAATAGCCAAATCAATAAAAGAATGTGTTGCGGATGCAGATATTATCTCAACCCAAACACCTGTTAGAAAGCCAATTATTATGGCAGAATGGATAAAACCCGGAACTCATATCAACGCCATTGGCGCCGATGCTCCAGGTAAACAAGAACTTGACCCTAAAATATTACTAAAAAGCAAAATTGTTATTGACGATTGGGAACAAGCAAGTCATTCCGGAGAGATTAATGTTCCGTTATCTAAAAAGATTATTACTCAAAAAAATATCTATTGTGAGATTGGTGATATTGTTGCAGGTAAGAAAAAAGGGCGCACCAATGATAAAGAAATCACGATTTTCGATTCGACCGGCCTTGGCATTCAAGATTTAACTACTGCATTCCAAGTTTATAAAATTGCGAAATCTAAGGATTTAGGTGTCGAACTAACTTTAATCTAATATCTAATTAGAATTTTACTTACTTGTTTAATTAATAGCGTTTACACTAAATAGCATCACTTATTAGTTCTTTATCTTTCGAATGAAGACTAATCGATTTAAGATTTGTATGGTCTCTGATACTTATTTTCCGTATATCGGAGGTATTCCGGAACATATTTATAATTTATCGCATACACTTCGTGAACATGGACATACAGTTAAGATTTTAACTGCCCGATTTAGTGCTCGGCTTGTTAAATCCCTGCCGTATTTACCCGACGAAGAATTTGTTTACCGTATCGGGGATGCCCTGCTTATTCGCGCCAATAAATCATTTGCTCGTTTAACCATTGGCTGGCGTCTCTCGGATAAGGTTGAGAAATTTTTTGAAAAAGAGAATTTTGATATAATTCATATTCATGGCTCATTAGCGCCCACTTTACCAATCCTGGCAATTCGTCATTCTTCGGCAATTAATGTTATCACATTCCACGCAACGCATCCTAAAGATAAGAATTATTTATTTTTCCGACCACTGCTTTTACCGTATATAAGAAAACTACACGGAAAAATTGCAGTCTCTTCCTCGGCTCGAGACTCTAATATGTATTATTTTTCTGGAGAATGTCGGATTATTCCGAATGGCGTCAATATAAAATTATATAATCCATCAGTCCCACGATTAGAAAAATTTTTCGATAAGCGACCGAAAATTTTGTTTTTAGGCCGATTTGAACCTCGCAAGGGACTAAAATATCTTTTACAAGCATTACCCATAGTCAAAAAAGAAATTCCGGAAATTTTACTCATCGTGGTCGGGGCTGGCGTTTTAGGCTATGCCTATCAAGAATACATTGCCAAAGAAGTTAAGGGAAACATATATTTTGCTGGTTTAATTCGGGATGAAGAAAAACCGCGTTATTATGCAAGTTGTGATGTCTTCTGCGCTCCATCAATCGGTTATGAAAGTTTTGGTATTGTGCTGTTAGAAGCAATGGCTTGTGGTAAACCCATTGTTGCATCAGATATTCCTGGTTACCGAACAATCATTGAGGATGGCAAAGAGGGTTTTTTAGTCCAGCCTAAATGTCCAGAAGAAATTGCAGACCGATTATTAAAGATTTTAAAAAATCCCGAATTAGCAAAAAAAATGGGTGAACAAGGTTATAAAAAATCTTTGAATTATTCTTGGGAGCGAGTTGCCCGACAAGTCGAAGATTATTATCTGGAATTATTTCAACAATATCCTTATTATAAACGACGATATGCAATTTAATTGATAACTATTTATATTTGTTATCTACATTATTGTAAATATTGTATAAATTGATTGTCGGAATAGGTAATGGTAAATAAACACAACGATATTGAAGAGCAAGAATTAAATAATTTATCCAATACACCAGAAACCACTATTAGCCAATTAACAACTAACACATATCGATATAAAGAAAAGAGCCATTTTCTTTCGGTTCTCAAGCTCCGTAATTTTATGATTTTCAGTCTATCTCAAGCGATTTCGCTTTTTGGTGATAAACTTGATTATATGGCTTTATTAGCAATGATTGCTTTCTATTCAGAACAATACGGTTGGCAGAGTGCGCGGGCGATTTCATACTTATCTGTAATTATTACTTTGCCAACTATACTTTTGGGCCCGTTAGCAGGGGTTTTAGTTGACCGGTGGAATCGACTCAAGGTACTAATTTTTTGTGATAGTTGCCGAGCAATAATGGTTTTCTTAATACCGTTAATCGTTATTAGAACTGGCAGTCTCTATTTAGTCTATTCCATAGCCTTTTTAGTGTTTTTGTTTGGACTCTTTTTTAACACCGCTCGGTTATCAATAATTCCTAATTTAGTTGCTAAACGTCGGCTTTTAGCCGCAAACTCATTTATGAACTTCGTTGGCCGAATCTCAACATTTTTAGGAATGTTTTTAGGTGGTTTAATCGTTGATTGGCAGGCCTGGCATAAAATTGGTATCAAGTACAGTTGGAGTGCAGGATTTTATCTTGATGCGCTAACTTATTGTTTCTCTGTATTAGGGCTGATATTAATTGCTATGAGAACTAATGTTTTTGGTCAAAAATTTCTCCAAGCCGAAGAATTGCGTTCAGCAAAAAAAATTCCCGATTTCCGACCTTTGATTTCGTCAGCGCACATACAGGAAAAGAAAACAATTGAAGAATTAAAATTAGCATTTAAATATATTAGTCGTACCCCTAAGGTACTTTTCGTTTTTGCCACAATTTTTTTATTAGTTATCATTGGGGCAACCGCTTTTGTTTTATTAGTACCTCTTATACAAAGTGCTAACACGAATTTAGGCTTCGGCGTCGGAACTAAAGGTGTCGGATTTGTTGCTGCGGCGGGGGCGGTGGGATTAGTATTAAGTTCAATGAGTTTTGGATTAATTGGTCACCGTACTAATAAACAATATATGATAATTAGTGCTTTTTTACTTTTGGGAATAATTACAATCCTTATTCCATCATTAAATAGTTTTATTGCTTTATTGCCGTTAGCGTTTGGAGCCGGGCTTTTAATCTCACCAATATTTATTATTCAAGATACGATATTACATGAAACGGTTCCGGATGGAGTGCGGGGAAGAATTTTCTCGGCTCGTGAATGGTTGTTACATTTATCGTTTGGATTGGCTTGTTTAATAGTAGGCGAATTAACCAACTTTTTCTCTAATCAACATTTAATGTATTTTACTGGAACTTTAGTTGTTATAATTAGTATAATCGGACTCTTTTTGATTAAAAAAGGTTACACTAACCGCACTTTACGATAGAAAAAGACACTAATATTATAAAAATATCCACATTTTTTAATTGCTACTAAACATTTTATCTTTGTAATAGAATCGTTTTGGGGCAGTTTTGAATATACACTTTTCTATTAGCATATAGTAATAAATTATATTATCTAAACTTTGGTCAATTCAAACTTTTTAATATCTATGCAGCCAATATTGTTAAAAGTATCAAAATATAAACAATTTTTATTAAAGATTATTGAAAAAAAACTTTTTTGTTCCAATTTGTAAATATAATTTATAAAATTAATAATGTAATTATGAAAGGAAATATTATGTAAAGCATTGAGTTAATCTATTATAACGACTGACAGAATTCATATTTTTTATTTATAATAAAGTATTCCACAATACTCGCCATGTTTTGATATCTTCAGGGTTTTTTACCCGAACTACCATTGCTCCCATCATATGGCCATCGTCATAAAGTATTAAAAGCTTATCTTCGGTAAGAAATTTAACATTCTTCTCTGACCAACACCCCCAATTGCCACCTAAACTTGGTTTAGTTCTGATTAGTTTGGCAATTTCGGGATTATTTACTAAAGTCTTCAAAATCGTCATTTGCTTTGCAGTATAAGTAGGTGTTAAGTCAGCCACTTTATTTTCAAGTTGCTCAACTTTTACTTTAAATTCGACACCTAATCGCTTATGTTGATTCAGGGCAATTGACATCGCAACAATAATGGCAAGAAGTGCTAAATTGATGATTAAGGAAATAAACGAAACTACAAAAAATATCCGAGAATGATTTTTATTATTCATCGCTTCTCCTTGAATACTTTTTTACATTTTTCAGTAAATAACGTGCATCAACATTTTTATATTTATAGACAATTTTAGCATTGATTGATATATTACTGAGATAAACTTTTTTGATTATATTCATGGCAGGTAATTAATCTTAATATTCTTAATTCCCCAGAAAATGTTAGTTTTTATTCTGGGGTCTTTTTTATATAACTGGTTAAGAAATTTACGAATTCGGTTTCTTTCGCCGATATTCTCATAAGGACAATGATTGTTAATTGGTCGTAGTCCATGTCCTTTAAGATAATTCAAAATTAGGGTTTTGTCAAAGAAATATAGCGGACGAATTATGTAAAATCGATTTTGAAAAAATTCTTGTTTCGGAACAAAAGTTGTTATTTCTGAAGCATAAAACAGGTTTAATAGAAAAGTTTCGTTAACGTCTTCTAAGTGGTGTGCTAATGCAATTTTTTTAATTCCTTGTTGGTCAGCAATCTCAAATAATCTCTTCCTTCGTTGCCGTGAACAGAAAAAGCAATATTTTTGCTTTCTTTTATTTATCTGGGCAAGTTTTTTCGGCACATCAATTTTTGATATTATGTATGGTATCTTTATTTCTTCAAAAAATTTAACTATCTTTCTTGTATTCCAGTCTGGAAAACCTGGGTCAATATGAACTGCCAATAAATTCCAATTTTTATTTCTGCGTAGATTATAAACACTGAAAAGATGCGCAAGCACAATACTATCTGCACCACCCGAAACACCAACTAAAACTTTTTCTTTATCTTGTAATAGACTATATTCTTCTAAAGCTTTTTTAAATAAAGAAAAACTTCTCTTATAAAGCCACCTATCAAACATTAGAGACAAAGAAGCAGATAATTAGGATAATTTAACACCATCAAATTTACTCAATTGCTCATAAAAAATCTGCTGAATCTCATTTAGACGCTCAGGTGTTTTGGCTTCGAATCTTAAAACCAAGACGGGTTGGGTATTAGATGCTCTAACTAACCCCCAACCATCAGAAAATAGAACTCTAACACCATCAATATCGATTGTTTCGTGATTTTG
The window above is part of the candidate division WOR-3 bacterium genome. Proteins encoded here:
- the ala gene encoding alanine dehydrogenase, producing MKILFLNEAEIKNILTMSDTIKAVELAFLEKGRGTAQMPPKMYLFYEKYNGDIRVMPSYIPRLDISGVKIVNVHPNNPHKYNLPSVMATVILINPKNGCPIAIFDGTWITTMRTGASSGVASKYLARKDSKVLALIGAGVQAETQLAAITKVRKITKVKIYDIVEKLCREFISRNLKKYPVKFEIAKSIKECVADADIISTQTPVRKPIIMAEWIKPGTHINAIGADAPGKQELDPKILLKSKIVIDDWEQASHSGEINVPLSKKIITQKNIYCEIGDIVAGKKKGRTNDKEITIFDSTGLGIQDLTTAFQVYKIAKSKDLGVELTLI
- a CDS encoding glycosyltransferase family 4 protein, coding for MKTNRFKICMVSDTYFPYIGGIPEHIYNLSHTLREHGHTVKILTARFSARLVKSLPYLPDEEFVYRIGDALLIRANKSFARLTIGWRLSDKVEKFFEKENFDIIHIHGSLAPTLPILAIRHSSAINVITFHATHPKDKNYLFFRPLLLPYIRKLHGKIAVSSSARDSNMYYFSGECRIIPNGVNIKLYNPSVPRLEKFFDKRPKILFLGRFEPRKGLKYLLQALPIVKKEIPEILLIVVGAGVLGYAYQEYIAKEVKGNIYFAGLIRDEEKPRYYASCDVFCAPSIGYESFGIVLLEAMACGKPIVASDIPGYRTIIEDGKEGFLVQPKCPEEIADRLLKILKNPELAKKMGEQGYKKSLNYSWERVARQVEDYYLELFQQYPYYKRRYAI
- a CDS encoding MFS transporter, with translation MVNKHNDIEEQELNNLSNTPETTISQLTTNTYRYKEKSHFLSVLKLRNFMIFSLSQAISLFGDKLDYMALLAMIAFYSEQYGWQSARAISYLSVIITLPTILLGPLAGVLVDRWNRLKVLIFCDSCRAIMVFLIPLIVIRTGSLYLVYSIAFLVFLFGLFFNTARLSIIPNLVAKRRLLAANSFMNFVGRISTFLGMFLGGLIVDWQAWHKIGIKYSWSAGFYLDALTYCFSVLGLILIAMRTNVFGQKFLQAEELRSAKKIPDFRPLISSAHIQEKKTIEELKLAFKYISRTPKVLFVFATIFLLVIIGATAFVLLVPLIQSANTNLGFGVGTKGVGFVAAAGAVGLVLSSMSFGLIGHRTNKQYMIISAFLLLGIITILIPSLNSFIALLPLAFGAGLLISPIFIIQDTILHETVPDGVRGRIFSAREWLLHLSFGLACLIVGELTNFFSNQHLMYFTGTLVVIISIIGLFLIKKGYTNRTLR
- a CDS encoding tRNA 2-thiocytidine biosynthesis TtcA family protein, giving the protein MFDRWLYKRSFSLFKKALEEYSLLQDKEKVLVGVSGGADSIVLAHLFSVYNLRRNKNWNLLAVHIDPGFPDWNTRKIVKFFEEIKIPYIISKIDVPKKLAQINKRKQKYCFFCSRQRRKRLFEIADQQGIKKIALAHHLEDVNETFLLNLFYASEITTFVPKQEFFQNRFYIIRPLYFFDKTLILNYLKGHGLRPINNHCPYENIGERNRIRKFLNQLYKKDPRIKTNIFWGIKNIKINYLP
- a CDS encoding phosphomannomutase; the encoded protein is KSLSEMVAEIPYYYSTPEIRVDCPDDLKFQITNALRDYFKMQNHETIDIDGVRVLFSDGWGLVRASNTQPVLVLRFEAKTPERLNEIQQIFYEQLSKFDGVKLS